One window from the genome of Anopheles coluzzii chromosome X, AcolN3, whole genome shotgun sequence encodes:
- the LOC120959183 gene encoding uncharacterized protein LOC120959183: MNEKKNKLKSSACKANDNPLNCPLEKADASETYLLKIKTWSPGKRSQCFVTLYRHSKSNISTMQRNSNSLRTRLSCSHNSLTDSIKNKADDSVFITQAMSHDALDDNKILDFYNVPIDSDIYTTPIDLIRNTYNAETSFYRNRNEASQRNSWNNLLNYSEQISSINERKNNKPHIILDRKSTKVVDKHTNSDKADSKRNSISHEIRAQCKKSNFSVNLKQKFCNIFRVSRQQHHKPFLGNKRSIVASRAKDNAVCVKDKNESAIGKKLNTPRKLPPLPANESDLRYLMGDTSDQKKKSNERKSSMDFTASIEKVQEFGWYWGPITSEGAEKILSNEPDGSFLVRDSSDDHYIFSLTFKLNGTVRHVRIDQYQGSFSFGSCAKFKSRTIMEFIENAVEHSRSGRYLFFLHRRPEYGPMRVQLTKPVSRFKHVQSLQHICRFVIHKTIKRKDLIQALPLPRRVLDYLCYKNCLSERTEVDLLSSLEKPNIVLR, encoded by the exons ATGAatgagaagaagaataagttgAAAAGTAGCGCTTGTAAAGCAAACGACAATCCGCTAAATTGTCCGCTAGAGAAGGCGGACGCGTCGGAAACGTATCTGCTGAAGATAAAAACATGGAGCCCGGGCAAGCGGTCGCAGTGCTTCGTCACACTTTACCGCCACAGTAAAAGCAATATTTCCACGATGCAACGCAATTCCAACTCGCTTCGAACGCGCCTATCGTGCTCGCATAACTCCCTGACTGAttccataaaaaataaagcagacGATTCGGTGTTCATCACGCAAGCGATGTCACACGATGCATTAGACGACAACAAAATTCTTGATTTCTATAATGTTCCTATCGATTCTGACATCTATACCACGCCAATTGATTTAATAAGGAATACCTACAACGCGGAAACGTCTTTTTATCGCAACCGGAACG AAGCATCACAGAGAAACAGTTGGAACAATTTGTTAAACTACAGTGAACAGATCAGCTCTATTAATGAgcgtaaaaacaacaaaccccaCATTATACTTGACAGAAAATCAACCAAGGTGGTtgacaaacacaccaacagtGATAAAGCGGACAGCAAGCGCAACTCCATCTCGCACGAGATACGCGCTCAGTGCAAAAAGTCAAACTTTTCCGTAAATCTTAAGCAAAagttttgtaacatttttcgAGTAAGCcgacagcagcaccacaaaCCGTTCTTGGGCAACAAGCGCTCGATCGTCGCCAGCAGAGCGAAAGATAATGCTGTGTGCGTCAAAGACAAAAATGAAAGCGCGATCGGTAAGAAATTAAACACTCCACGGAAGCTGCCGCCGCTTCCTGCCAATG AATCTGATTTAAGGTACCTAATGGGTGATACTAGCGACCAGAAGAAGAAATCAAATGAAAGGAAATCGTCGATGGACTTTACTGCAAGTATAGAAAAAGTTCAAGAG TTCGGTTGGTACTGGGGTCCAATAACGTCTGAAGGAGCGGAAAAAATACTATCGAACGAACCGGATGGTAGCTTTTTAGTTAGAGACAGCTCCGACGACCATTACATATTTTCTCTAACATTCAAACTAAATGGAACGGTGCGACACGTTCGAATAGATCAATATCAAG GATCGTTTTCATTCGGGTCCTGCGCTAAGTTTAAGTCTCGTACGATAATGGAATTTATAGAGAATGCCGTGGAACATTCAAGAAGCGGAAGATATTTGTTCTTTCTCCATAGACGTCCGGAATATGGCCCCATGCGTGTTCAATTAACAAAACCAGTTTCGCGTTTCAAACATGTGCAAAGCCTGCAACACATATGCAG ATTTGTCATCCATAAAACAATCAAGCGAAAAGATCTTATTCAAGCTCTTCCCCTACCGAGAAGAGTTTTGGACTACTTGTGTTACAAaaactgtctttcggagcGTACTGAAGTGGATTTGCTAA